A genomic window from Luteolibacter sp. LG18 includes:
- a CDS encoding NAD-dependent epimerase/dehydratase family protein, whose protein sequence is MKILLTGASGFIGRELAPLLMAAGHELTILAREGGREVPSDVERLAAPVGEWVSAVGSRSYDVCIHLAWIATPGVYLHSEENEIFADVTLALAEVLFRNGLRYFVGTGTCIEYSPDQSEICVEDVTPTEPIHPYSLAKDRTRRGLEQLSVDAEAEFTWARVFYPYGPGEHPARTISSFLRELRSHRTVTLRNPGSVKDFIHVRDVATAFLKVAEGSAPRGVVNIGTGRGISIREIALRAAAATGADASLITAVGDPPYDPYGWHVADIRKLSATGWRPEIDIDTGIRQILEVLR, encoded by the coding sequence GTGAAAATTCTTCTTACAGGCGCGAGCGGGTTTATTGGTCGTGAGTTGGCTCCACTGTTGATGGCAGCCGGTCATGAACTCACCATCCTGGCGAGGGAAGGAGGCCGGGAGGTGCCCTCGGATGTAGAGCGCCTCGCGGCTCCCGTTGGCGAATGGGTGTCCGCAGTCGGAAGCCGCTCCTACGACGTCTGCATCCATCTTGCTTGGATCGCCACGCCGGGGGTCTATTTACACTCGGAAGAAAATGAGATCTTCGCAGATGTTACCTTGGCCCTGGCCGAAGTTCTCTTTCGGAACGGGCTCAGGTATTTCGTTGGAACCGGGACTTGCATCGAGTACTCACCCGACCAAAGCGAGATCTGCGTGGAGGATGTGACTCCCACAGAGCCGATCCACCCTTATTCCCTCGCCAAGGACCGAACCCGGCGCGGATTGGAACAGCTCTCCGTCGACGCGGAGGCGGAGTTCACCTGGGCACGGGTTTTCTATCCTTATGGCCCTGGGGAGCACCCAGCGCGCACTATCAGTAGCTTTCTCCGCGAATTGCGCTCCCACCGAACCGTGACTCTCCGGAATCCGGGTTCCGTGAAAGACTTCATCCACGTCCGCGATGTCGCGACGGCTTTTTTGAAGGTCGCGGAAGGGAGCGCTCCACGGGGAGTCGTCAATATCGGCACCGGTAGGGGAATCTCCATCCGTGAAATCGCATTGCGTGCTGCCGCGGCCACTGGCGCTGATGCTTCTTTGATCACTGCCGTTGGCGATCCGCCATACGATCCCTACGGCTGGCATGTTGCGGATATCCGAAAGTTGTCGGCCACCGGATGGCGGCCCGAAATCGATATCGACACCGGCATCCGGCAAATTCTCGAAGTCCTTCGCTGA
- a CDS encoding CmcI family methyltransferase gives MKYTLDTESKLLAIESDGEERSIDLYSKEAFDLISEIWLKVGWNQKYPYSFSWMGRPIIQNPEEIVRTQEVIYRIKPTVIVETGVAHGGSLIYYASLFKAMGTEGRVIGVDIEIRPHNRTAIEAHELFPSITLIEGSSTDPDIVSQVATLLKPDDRVLVILDSNHTKAHVAAELAAYHGFVTPGSYIVATDGSMEILHDVPRGNPEWLHDNPSEAAREFAAAHPEFILEQPEWPFNESQLDKNITHWPDAWLKKL, from the coding sequence GTGAAATACACACTCGATACTGAAAGCAAACTCTTGGCCATTGAAAGCGATGGCGAGGAACGTTCGATCGATCTCTATAGCAAGGAGGCTTTCGATCTGATCTCGGAGATCTGGCTGAAAGTCGGCTGGAATCAGAAGTATCCCTATTCGTTCTCCTGGATGGGCCGGCCGATCATCCAGAATCCGGAGGAAATCGTCCGAACCCAGGAAGTCATCTACCGAATCAAGCCGACTGTGATTGTCGAGACAGGCGTCGCTCACGGCGGTTCCTTGATCTACTACGCTTCCTTGTTCAAAGCCATGGGCACGGAGGGGCGCGTGATCGGTGTGGATATCGAAATCCGCCCGCACAACCGCACCGCGATCGAAGCTCATGAATTGTTTCCTTCGATCACGCTGATCGAAGGAAGCTCCACGGACCCCGACATCGTGAGCCAGGTGGCAACCCTGCTGAAGCCGGACGATCGAGTGCTGGTTATCCTGGACAGCAATCACACCAAGGCCCATGTCGCCGCAGAGCTTGCCGCCTATCACGGGTTCGTCACCCCGGGATCCTATATCGTGGCGACGGACGGCAGTATGGAAATTCTGCATGACGTTCCGCGTGGCAATCCCGAATGGCTTCACGACAATCCTTCCGAAGCAGCCCGCGAGTTCGCTGCCGCTCATCCTGAATTCATCCTCGAGCAACCGGAGTGGCCGTTCAATGAAAGCCAGCTCGATAAGAACATCACGCACTGGCCCGATGCGTGGTTGAAGAAGCTCTGA
- a CDS encoding lipopolysaccharide biosynthesis protein, translating into MVEEALNSRSRVAGGKRVLAMTGRNIVANAFGGLVGPLAYLVMTPFYYRVLGLEAVGLIGLFAMTVSVLQVFSAGVGISYQRNIAASDESHPGDLPALLSGGLLVFATLGLILGLILVGLGSYQFDALLHKSSFHEQTLRRSLLTVCFMLSLGMATNGASTTISALRDQLWQNIAQSCVTIGVALGCWLLLSWSPRIEYYYYCQAVGTVVTALLYGWRCVWLVSRRAAGHQRRTFREVWRERYGKDGVLALALMVHEGMGVVIGQLDRILISGLLPLASLGTYTLVTGPAKMAQMVTLPFGTAVFPEICALAGGREDRQGLGEYLGRMAYMMGSASICLLLVVFACGESILTLWLRGAEVGKDMGTCLRLLCLANCVLAGAGLFYGTSVAFGKVRFAIVKNAGALLILPGIGWLAVKNWGIVGAASCWLLYCVATLSICVLVVFRRHADLNAAGRWFGRLGLLAALAIILSWLASLPEWNSVARILLATGISSITGCLAMSLPFGFSPRNWMKACELGFSK; encoded by the coding sequence GTGGTTGAAGAAGCTCTGAATTCCCGCTCGCGGGTTGCGGGCGGTAAACGAGTTCTGGCGATGACCGGAAGAAACATTGTGGCAAATGCCTTCGGGGGCCTCGTCGGCCCCTTGGCATACTTGGTGATGACGCCGTTTTACTACCGCGTCCTCGGTTTGGAGGCGGTCGGTCTGATCGGCCTCTTTGCCATGACAGTGAGCGTCCTCCAGGTGTTCTCCGCGGGGGTGGGGATCTCCTACCAGCGCAACATAGCAGCTTCGGATGAAAGCCATCCGGGAGATCTTCCGGCCTTGCTCTCGGGAGGCTTGCTGGTTTTTGCGACACTCGGATTGATCCTCGGGCTGATCCTGGTTGGCTTGGGAAGTTATCAATTCGACGCGTTGCTCCACAAGAGTTCCTTCCACGAACAAACCCTGAGACGTTCACTGCTGACGGTCTGCTTCATGCTCTCGCTCGGGATGGCGACGAATGGAGCCAGCACGACGATCAGCGCCCTCCGCGACCAACTCTGGCAGAACATCGCCCAGAGCTGTGTCACGATTGGCGTGGCGTTGGGGTGTTGGTTGTTGCTGAGTTGGTCTCCACGTATTGAATACTACTACTACTGCCAGGCTGTGGGTACAGTTGTCACCGCTCTCTTGTATGGATGGCGCTGTGTATGGCTGGTCTCGAGGCGGGCAGCAGGACATCAACGCCGCACTTTCCGCGAAGTCTGGAGGGAGCGCTACGGCAAGGACGGGGTGCTTGCCCTTGCCCTGATGGTCCACGAGGGCATGGGGGTCGTAATCGGCCAACTTGATCGCATACTGATTTCCGGCCTGCTTCCTTTGGCGAGTTTGGGAACGTATACGCTGGTGACCGGGCCGGCGAAGATGGCCCAGATGGTGACCTTGCCCTTCGGTACCGCGGTCTTCCCCGAAATCTGTGCGCTTGCCGGTGGACGGGAGGATCGTCAGGGCTTGGGCGAATATCTCGGTCGGATGGCTTACATGATGGGCTCGGCTTCCATCTGCCTTTTGCTGGTGGTTTTCGCCTGCGGCGAAAGCATCCTCACGCTCTGGCTCCGCGGCGCGGAGGTAGGAAAGGACATGGGCACTTGCTTGAGGTTGCTTTGCCTGGCCAATTGCGTGCTCGCGGGGGCGGGGCTCTTTTACGGCACCAGTGTTGCATTTGGGAAAGTTCGCTTCGCGATCGTGAAAAACGCGGGTGCTCTTTTGATTCTACCTGGCATAGGCTGGCTGGCGGTCAAGAACTGGGGCATTGTAGGCGCGGCTTCCTGCTGGCTGCTTTATTGCGTGGCGACCTTGTCGATCTGTGTGCTCGTGGTGTTTCGTCGACACGCGGATCTGAATGCGGCCGGCCGCTGGTTTGGACGCCTCGGACTTCTTGCCGCACTCGCCATCATTCTGTCGTGGCTTGCCAGTTTACCTGAGTGGAATTCAGTCGCCCGTATCCTGTTGGCCACAGGGATTTCCTCCATCACTGGCTGTCTGGCGATGTCTCTTCCCTTTGGCTTCTCGCCCCGCAACTGGATGAAGGCCTGTGAACTTGGATTTTCGAAATGA
- a CDS encoding glycosyltransferase family 2 protein yields MTQLGNPGEFLVTVAIPTYNRREWLERAIDSVLSQGHPEVLVHVFDNASADGTEEFMRGLVSSNPRVRYTRRPENIGWLLNYSGAMRAVDTPWLIGMGDDDWQLPEGIAALLKPLADNPDVGMVIGRTQRLAEGVKVEVYPDDTWKSGRNELHEAIPSWAEHGIVEWQSILISRKAFEEVGGLDHTVGIATDINLELKLLLKYPVFVVPQAVSVYNYHPGQESAKLNVDTIDQFLSIVHLFRRAARESGNPSLKRASKTFNRRWTKVFVNRLPKVARLPGLLRAVKALAIDFRCPGAAAKCAARWVLYKPWCAWKRLSSPRPAPVQS; encoded by the coding sequence ATGACTCAGCTTGGTAACCCCGGGGAATTCCTCGTCACCGTTGCGATTCCCACCTACAACCGGAGGGAATGGCTCGAACGTGCCATTGATAGCGTGTTGTCCCAGGGACACCCCGAAGTATTGGTGCACGTCTTCGACAACGCGTCCGCCGATGGAACCGAGGAATTCATGCGGGGATTGGTCTCGTCGAACCCGCGTGTGCGATATACCCGGAGGCCAGAGAACATCGGCTGGCTGCTCAACTACAGCGGTGCGATGCGCGCGGTCGATACCCCGTGGCTGATCGGCATGGGTGACGATGATTGGCAACTCCCGGAAGGAATCGCCGCCCTGTTAAAACCTCTCGCGGACAACCCCGACGTTGGCATGGTGATAGGACGCACCCAGCGACTTGCGGAGGGAGTGAAAGTCGAGGTGTATCCAGACGACACCTGGAAGTCGGGACGAAATGAGCTCCACGAAGCGATTCCATCTTGGGCCGAACACGGAATCGTCGAATGGCAATCGATTTTGATCTCCCGGAAAGCATTCGAGGAAGTCGGGGGGCTCGACCATACGGTTGGCATCGCCACCGACATCAATCTGGAGCTGAAGTTGCTTCTGAAATACCCGGTGTTCGTGGTTCCTCAGGCGGTGTCCGTCTACAACTATCATCCGGGCCAGGAGAGCGCCAAGTTGAACGTCGACACCATCGACCAGTTCCTAAGCATCGTTCATTTGTTTCGGCGTGCCGCACGGGAGTCGGGGAATCCGTCGCTCAAACGGGCTTCCAAGACTTTCAATCGGCGCTGGACCAAGGTGTTCGTCAATCGCCTTCCCAAGGTGGCACGGCTTCCGGGCCTCCTTCGCGCGGTGAAGGCATTGGCGATTGATTTCCGTTGCCCCGGTGCTGCCGCGAAGTGCGCGGCTCGGTGGGTGCTGTATAAACCGTGGTGCGCGTGGAAGCGGCTTTCCTCCCCTCGTCCCGCTCCGGTCCAATCCTAA